A window of the Hevea brasiliensis isolate MT/VB/25A 57/8 chromosome 6, ASM3005281v1, whole genome shotgun sequence genome harbors these coding sequences:
- the LOC110660569 gene encoding cytokinin riboside 5'-monophosphate phosphoribohydrolase LOG5 — MERMELEKKMVKSRFKRVCVFCGSSTGKRDCYRDAAIELAQELVERRLDLVYGGGSIGLMGLVSQAVHQGGGNVLGIIPRTLMSKEITGETVGEVKPVADMHQRKAEMARHSDCFIALPGGYGTLEELLEVITWAQLGIHDKPVGLLNVDGYYNNLLTFIDKAVDDGFIKPSQRNIFVYAPNAKELVQKLEEYEPVRDGVIAKARWDVELQQPSQQPQVGFNATTLQTEVAL, encoded by the exons ATGGAGAGAATGGAACTGGAGAAGAAAATGGTGAAATCAAGATTCAAGAGGGTTTGTGTGTTTTGTGGCAGTAGTACTGGGAAGAGAGATTGTTACAGAGATGCTGCCATTGAACTTGCCCAAGAGCTG GTGGAAAGAAGATTGGACCTTGTGTACGGAGGGGGTAGTATTGGGCTTATGGGATTAGTTTCACAAGCTGTTCATCAGGGTGGAGGCAATGTTCTTGG GATCATACCCAGAACTCTTATGAGTAAAGAG ATCACTGGAGAAACGGTTGGAGAGGTAAAGCCAGTGGCTGACATGCACCAAAGAAAAGCAGAAATGGCCCGCCATTCTGATTGTTTTATAGCCCTACCAG GTGGGTATGGAACTTTAGAGgagttgttggaagtgatcacttgGGCTCAGCTTGGTATCCATGACAAGCCT GTGGGTCTACTTAATGTTGATGGTTACTACAACAATCTTCTGACTTTCATTGACAAGGCTGTAGATGATGGGTTCATCAAACCCTCCCAGCGCAACATCTTTGTCTATGCACCAAATGCCAAAGAACTTGTTCAAAAGCTTGAG GAGTACGAGCCTGTGCGTGATGGAGTTATAGCCAAGGCAAGGTGGGACGTTGAGCTTCAGCAACCGTCACAGCAACCACAGGTCGGGTTCAATGCCACCACTTTGCAGACTGAGGTCGCTCTATGA